Part of the Candidatus Babeliales bacterium genome is shown below.
ACAATTGGACGAATCTTCGGGTTCTTTAAGTAACAGATGGAGCTTAAATTTACGAATAGATTTAATTAATTTATTAATCTCAATTCTTAATTTATCAAGTTCTTGTTCATCTTCTGCAAAAAGATCAATGAGTTCTGTAAGTTCTTTATAAGATTTAGTAATTGAAAGATAATTTTCTCGCAGTGTTTTTATCTGTTGCAATTCTTTCAAAATAGTAGTCTGATCTGGATGTTGCCAAAAATCTTCTTGAGTACTCATTTTAGTTAATCGTTGATATTCATCTTCTAATTGAGCATTATTCCAATAATCTTTGATAGTTTGCAAATCAGGTTCGATGTTTTTTAATTGTTCGCGGAGTTCGTCAACAAGCATTTAAGACCTTATTAGATAAAGCGGTAATTCTTTCTTTTTCAGTGTATCAAAGATAATGATGAGTTTATAGAGTGTTTACTTTGAATAAGGATTATTGATTAAAGAACCTATAATCTTACCGGCGCAAAAAGAACTATAACAAGAAAAACCACCGCAGGCCACATAGGCAGATGCTCTTTCTAAATCAGAATTTGTGATCTATCAGAATCTATTTGTGCCTGTATATCTTGATTTGCCGTGTTCATTCCCTTTATATTCGGTGTTATTGGTATTAAAGATAAGGCAAATAAAAAGAGAGATAATTTTTTCATGTTTTATAATTCCGCAAATTTTATATTTAGAATAAACTTTATTATTTATTATGTTGATTTATAATGATTTTCCAAGTGAACATTAATTTTAAATCATCTACTAAGGTTCTTGTAAATATTGAATAGCATGTTATAATCAAATAAATTAATAAAAAATTTGTAGTTTTCTAATAGAATTTTGGAGGAATTTCAATGCGTCATCTTTTTTTACTATCAATATTAACTTTATTATCTTTTAATAGTTCGGCTATTAATTCACTTTACAAGATAAATATTGAGCCAGATCATACTTATCAAATAGCCGATGAACAATTGCCTATTGTGTATGATGCTGGATACAATATTTCACTATCACCGCGTTTAGATCGTATTTTAAGCTGGTTTCATCCATTTGATACCAAGAAGTATGGCAAAATATATCATTATTTAGTTGACCAAATTGGCATTCAAGAAAATCAGTTTCATAAACCGGAAATGATTGATAATGAGCAATTATTAAAAGTTCATTCTCAAGAATACTTAGATTCATTAAAAAGATCGGTGGTAATCTCACGTGCAATAGATCTTAAAGAAGGTTTAGCAATCATTCCTAATAGTATTTTGCAAAAATGTTTACTTAATCCAATGCGTTTGGCAACTGGCGGTACAATAAAAGCAGCACAGTTGGCAATGCAAAAAGGTTGGGCAATTAATTTATCCGGTGGCTATCATCATGCAAAAAAAGAAAAAGCTGAAGGCGGCTGTATTTTTGGTGACATTCAATTAGCGATTGAGACACTCTGGGAGAAAAATCCGAATTTACGGGTTTTAATTGTTGATCTTGATGCGCACCAAGGTAACGGCCATGAAGATTATTTTAAA
Proteins encoded:
- a CDS encoding histone deacetylase, with product MRHLFLLSILTLLSFNSSAINSLYKINIEPDHTYQIADEQLPIVYDAGYNISLSPRLDRILSWFHPFDTKKYGKIYHYLVDQIGIQENQFHKPEMIDNEQLLKVHSQEYLDSLKRSVVISRAIDLKEGLAIIPNSILQKCLLNPMRLATGGTIKAAQLAMQKGWAINLSGGYHHAKKEKAEGGCIFGDIQLAIETLWEKNPNLRVLIVDLDAHQGNGHEDYFKDSFNDPDKKVFIFDMYNKNEYPKNSDNTAQYIDKPIPLDGGQLQCKVFGFDVSRIDYAQLTERVEGRKVNDEEYLNKLKDQLSKYLNELEQDEKKPDLIIYNAGTDPFEKDNWGCMNISFDGMIARDQFVWQQAKDKNIPILMVLSGGYSAQSAPMIAKSIEKILIEREVLIPIV